One window of Leptotrichia trevisanii DSM 22070 genomic DNA carries:
- the clpX gene encoding ATP-dependent Clp protease ATP-binding subunit ClpX yields the protein MANKKKNYCSFCGREEHEVERLIQSPEEDDVFICNECIEDSAELLDSFREYDENEHNREITLLKPKEIKAKLDEYIIGQEQPKKVLSVAVYNHFKRIMHKQKNVDNDVELQKSNVLLVGPTGSGKTLLAQTLAKTLNVPLAIADATTLTEAGYVGDDVENVLLKLIKAADYDIEAAEHGIIYIDEIDKIARKSENMSITRDVSGEGVQQALLKIIEGTVASVPPQGGRKHPNQEMIEINTKDILFIVGGAFEGLEAKVKDRVNEKRVGFGLETNNTKLDDLTLFENVLPEDLIKFGLIPELIGRLPVITALHGLDEEAMIKILTEPKNSLVKQYKKYFEMENVDLEFEKDAIVEIAQLALKRKIGARGLRSIIESVMTDLMYEIPSKENVKKVIITKEAVTDKEKVIIE from the coding sequence TTGGCAAATAAGAAAAAAAATTACTGTTCATTTTGTGGCAGGGAAGAGCATGAAGTGGAACGGTTGATACAGAGTCCTGAAGAGGATGATGTGTTTATTTGTAATGAATGTATAGAAGACAGTGCGGAATTGCTGGACAGTTTTAGGGAATATGATGAAAATGAGCATAACAGGGAAATCACGCTGTTAAAGCCAAAAGAAATAAAGGCAAAACTTGATGAATATATTATCGGACAGGAACAGCCTAAAAAGGTGTTATCTGTGGCGGTTTATAATCATTTTAAGAGAATAATGCACAAACAAAAAAATGTAGATAATGATGTGGAACTGCAAAAGTCAAATGTGCTGCTGGTGGGACCTACTGGAAGCGGGAAAACTTTGCTTGCACAGACATTGGCGAAAACATTGAATGTGCCTTTGGCGATTGCAGATGCAACAACATTGACAGAAGCAGGATATGTTGGGGATGATGTCGAGAATGTACTTTTAAAACTGATAAAAGCGGCTGATTATGATATTGAAGCAGCAGAGCATGGAATAATTTATATTGATGAAATTGATAAAATTGCTAGAAAATCGGAAAATATGTCAATTACAAGGGATGTTTCTGGAGAAGGAGTTCAGCAGGCGTTACTTAAAATCATTGAAGGGACTGTTGCAAGTGTGCCGCCACAAGGTGGAAGAAAACATCCAAATCAGGAAATGATTGAAATTAATACAAAGGATATTTTATTTATCGTTGGTGGAGCATTTGAAGGACTGGAAGCGAAAGTTAAGGATAGAGTTAATGAAAAAAGAGTTGGATTTGGGCTTGAAACAAATAATACGAAACTGGATGACTTAACTTTGTTTGAAAATGTGTTGCCAGAAGATTTGATAAAATTTGGGTTAATTCCTGAATTGATAGGACGTTTACCGGTAATTACGGCACTTCACGGACTGGATGAAGAGGCAATGATAAAAATATTGACAGAACCTAAGAACTCACTTGTTAAACAATATAAAAAATATTTTGAAATGGAAAATGTAGATCTGGAATTTGAGAAGGATGCAATTGTTGAAATTGCACAGCTGGCACTTAAACGAAAAATTGGGGCGAGGGGGCTTCGCTCAATTATTGAAAGTGTTATGACTGATTTGATGTATGAAATTCCATCGAAGGAAAATGTTAAGAAAGTGATAATTACGAAAGAAGCAGTTACGGATAAAGAAAAAGTAATTATTGAATAA
- the clpP gene encoding ATP-dependent Clp endopeptidase proteolytic subunit ClpP, translating to MSVYSPVVIENDGRGERSYDIYSRLLKDRIIFVSGEVEDGMANAIVAQLLFLDAQDNEKDIVMYINSPGGVITAGLAIYDTMRHIKSDVSTVCVGQAASMGAVLLSAGVKGKRYSLPNSRIMIHQPLGGARGQATDIQIQAKEIERMKEIISEILSEATGKSVEEIYADTERDNFMSPEEAVNYGLIDKIL from the coding sequence ATGTCAGTATATAGTCCAGTAGTTATTGAAAATGATGGACGTGGGGAGAGAAGCTATGATATTTATTCAAGACTTTTGAAGGATAGAATAATTTTTGTAAGTGGAGAAGTTGAGGATGGAATGGCAAATGCGATTGTCGCTCAATTATTATTTTTAGATGCACAGGATAATGAAAAAGATATAGTTATGTATATAAACAGTCCAGGAGGAGTAATTACCGCCGGGCTTGCGATTTATGACACAATGCGTCACATTAAAAGCGATGTTTCTACAGTATGCGTAGGACAGGCAGCAAGTATGGGAGCAGTATTATTGTCAGCTGGAGTAAAAGGAAAAAGATATTCATTGCCAAACTCAAGAATAATGATTCACCAGCCACTAGGTGGAGCAAGAGGGCAAGCAACGGATATTCAGATTCAAGCAAAAGAAATCGAACGAATGAAAGAAATTATAAGCGAAATTTTATCAGAAGCAACTGGAAAATCAGTAGAAGAAATCTATGCAGATACTGAAAGAGACAACTTTATGTCACCAGAAGAAGCTGTAAATTATGGATTAATAGATAAGATATTGTAA